One part of the Truepera radiovictrix DSM 17093 genome encodes these proteins:
- the treY gene encoding malto-oligosyltrehalose synthase, whose protein sequence is MNASYRLQLTPEFTFEDVRRLLPYFQKLGVSHLYLSPITEARLGSTHGYDVIDHNRVREAFGGREGLEQLMQEALAHGLRLILDFVPNHAGVGPRNVLWHDVLAYGPHAPHAGLFDIDWNPLKPELKNKVLLPFLGAPYGQVIDEGGFGLAYAGGRFYLTYFDNRFALSPATYPVILEKLLPLFERTDAYFDLKDLLEAYEALEPHEVEKAEGLRVRLTALAERLELQLPTLTPQEMHALLERQFFRLAHWQTAGFEINYRRFFDINELVALHMENPEVFWASHKLLGELATSDALEGVRIDHIDGLFDPQGYLEGLKALGVKKAWVEKILASGEVLPEGWITAGTSGYEFMNDVVGVLTYPGGEEPLLRSYRRFMGTVKPYADEVHDAKRLVMDTSLAGELARLANELDRLSEADYRTRDFTLPSLQEALAEVIAAFPRYRTYLPHDPEEAAKIITEAVEAAKRRNPATELSVYDFIRRCLLEPGPEALEEARKAFVGRFQQYTAPVTAKGIEDTTFYRYVPYIARNEVGGEPEHFTTPLHAFHAHARFRAFRYPENLLATATHDHKRGEDTRMRLVALSELSERWEETVTRVHERAQALRRARSTAPFTSSAPGSDLYLLYQTLVALWPQGADERERETLTERLLGYMEKAMREAKLRTSWLNQNTEYEEEMRTLVRELVSDPEAAAIIEPLAAEVARLGFHNTLAQTILKLTTPGVPDFYQGTELLDLSLVDPDNRRPVDYEVRSAMIDALQANLAAPDADTLRGWMAAQDPRAKLFLSAFLLRVRAQHPELFSGSYRELEVAGEGAEHLIAYAREGGGKALVVLVTRFPGHAAARDLSGVSVTLPEELAERDWLELLSSERLEGGVLTLGDLPLPFGVLLSQ, encoded by the coding sequence GTGAACGCCTCCTACCGGCTGCAGCTCACCCCCGAATTCACCTTCGAGGACGTGCGGCGGCTTCTGCCCTACTTTCAGAAGCTGGGTGTCAGCCACCTCTACCTCTCCCCTATCACCGAAGCGCGCCTAGGCAGCACGCACGGCTACGACGTCATCGACCACAACCGCGTGCGCGAGGCGTTCGGCGGGCGCGAGGGCCTCGAGCAGCTCATGCAGGAGGCGCTGGCGCACGGCCTGCGGCTGATCCTCGACTTCGTCCCCAACCATGCCGGCGTGGGTCCGCGCAACGTGCTCTGGCACGACGTGCTCGCCTACGGCCCCCACGCGCCGCACGCAGGGCTTTTCGACATCGACTGGAACCCCCTCAAACCCGAACTCAAGAACAAGGTGCTGCTGCCCTTTTTGGGCGCACCCTACGGCCAGGTCATCGACGAGGGCGGCTTCGGCCTCGCGTACGCGGGTGGCCGCTTCTACCTCACCTACTTCGACAACCGCTTCGCGCTCTCCCCAGCGACCTACCCGGTCATCTTGGAGAAGCTCCTGCCGCTTTTCGAGCGCACCGACGCCTACTTCGACCTTAAAGACCTCCTCGAGGCCTACGAGGCGCTCGAGCCGCACGAGGTCGAGAAAGCCGAGGGGCTCCGGGTGCGCCTCACGGCGCTCGCCGAACGGCTCGAGCTGCAGCTCCCCACGCTCACCCCTCAGGAGATGCACGCGCTCTTGGAGCGGCAGTTTTTCCGCCTCGCGCACTGGCAGACCGCCGGTTTCGAGATCAACTACCGCCGCTTTTTCGACATCAACGAGCTCGTCGCGCTCCACATGGAGAACCCCGAGGTCTTCTGGGCGTCGCACAAGCTGCTCGGCGAGCTCGCCACCTCCGACGCCCTCGAGGGGGTCCGCATCGACCACATCGACGGGCTCTTCGACCCGCAGGGGTACCTCGAGGGGCTCAAGGCGCTAGGGGTCAAGAAAGCCTGGGTCGAGAAGATCCTCGCGTCGGGGGAGGTGCTGCCCGAAGGGTGGATCACCGCGGGCACCTCCGGCTACGAGTTTATGAACGACGTCGTGGGCGTGCTCACCTACCCCGGCGGCGAGGAGCCGCTGCTGCGGAGCTACCGCCGCTTCATGGGGACGGTCAAACCCTACGCCGACGAGGTCCACGACGCCAAACGCTTGGTGATGGACACGAGCCTAGCGGGCGAGCTGGCGCGGCTCGCCAACGAGCTCGACCGGCTCTCCGAAGCGGACTACCGCACCCGCGACTTTACGCTGCCGTCGCTCCAAGAGGCGCTCGCCGAGGTTATCGCCGCTTTTCCGCGCTACCGCACCTACTTGCCACACGACCCCGAGGAGGCGGCGAAGATCATCACCGAGGCGGTCGAGGCGGCCAAACGCCGCAACCCGGCGACCGAGCTTTCGGTGTACGACTTTATCCGGCGGTGCTTGCTCGAGCCCGGTCCCGAGGCGCTCGAGGAGGCCAGAAAGGCGTTTGTCGGGCGCTTTCAGCAGTACACCGCGCCGGTGACCGCCAAGGGGATCGAGGACACCACCTTTTACCGCTACGTCCCCTACATCGCGCGCAACGAGGTCGGGGGCGAACCCGAGCACTTCACCACGCCGCTGCACGCCTTTCACGCGCACGCGCGTTTTCGCGCTTTTCGCTACCCCGAAAACCTCCTCGCCACCGCCACCCACGACCACAAGCGGGGTGAGGACACGCGCATGCGCCTCGTGGCGCTGAGCGAGCTGTCCGAGCGTTGGGAGGAGACGGTCACCAGAGTGCACGAGCGCGCGCAGGCGCTCCGGCGCGCGCGGAGCACCGCCCCCTTTACGAGCAGCGCCCCGGGCAGCGACCTCTACCTCCTCTACCAGACGCTCGTCGCCCTGTGGCCGCAAGGCGCCGACGAAAGGGAGCGCGAAACGCTCACCGAACGGCTCCTCGGCTACATGGAAAAAGCCATGCGCGAGGCCAAGCTGCGCACCTCGTGGCTCAACCAAAACACCGAGTACGAAGAGGAGATGCGCACGCTTGTGCGCGAGCTTGTCAGCGACCCCGAAGCGGCGGCGATCATCGAACCGCTCGCCGCCGAGGTCGCGCGCCTCGGGTTTCACAACACCCTCGCGCAGACCATCCTCAAGCTCACCACCCCAGGGGTCCCCGACTTCTACCAGGGCACCGAGCTCCTGGACCTCTCGCTCGTCGACCCCGACAACCGCCGGCCGGTCGACTACGAGGTGCGCAGCGCGATGATCGATGCGCTGCAGGCGAACCTCGCCGCCCCCGACGCCGACACCTTGCGGGGCTGGATGGCGGCGCAGGACCCACGCGCCAAGCTCTTTTTGAGCGCCTTTTTGCTGCGCGTGCGGGCGCAGCACCCCGAGCTCTTTAGCGGCAGCTACCGCGAGCTCGAGGTTGCTGGCGAGGGCGCCGAGCACCTCATCGCCTACGCCCGCGAGGGGGGTGGCAAGGCGCTCGTGGTGCTCGTCACGCGTTTTCCGGGCCACGCCGCAGCGCGCGACCTCTCGGGCGTGAGCGTGACGCTCCCCGAAGAGCTAGCCGAGCGCGACTGGCTCGAGCTGCTCTCCAGCGAACGGCTCGAGGGGGGGGTGCTGACGCTCGGCGACCTCCCCCTGCCGTTCGGCGTGCTCCTGAGCCAGTAA
- a CDS encoding histidine phosphatase family protein gives MRQLSLIRHAETHWNLEGRVQGHSDVPLSARGRRQAEALRGRFQGAEIVVYSSPLVRALQTAELAFPGRAIVRDARLKEVHFGHFEGRTLAERLASPHWTAWSQNAFAERAPGGESYGELRARAVAWLQSLPEVPHIVAVTHSGTIQMLLSYVLGVEHPRWRKRFHLRHTGVTCLVFRDGEFLIERVNDFGHLQSAELEGAPVALEAADAFGESEAQSVCREP, from the coding sequence ATGCGCCAGCTCTCCCTCATTCGTCACGCTGAGACCCACTGGAACCTCGAAGGCCGCGTTCAGGGCCACAGCGACGTTCCCCTCTCCGCGCGGGGGCGGCGTCAAGCCGAGGCGCTGCGGGGGCGCTTTCAGGGAGCCGAGATCGTGGTCTACTCGAGCCCGCTCGTACGCGCCCTGCAGACGGCCGAGCTAGCCTTTCCGGGGCGTGCGATCGTGCGCGACGCGCGCCTGAAAGAGGTCCACTTCGGCCACTTCGAGGGGCGCACGCTCGCCGAGCGCCTCGCGTCGCCCCACTGGACGGCGTGGTCGCAAAACGCCTTTGCGGAGCGGGCGCCGGGGGGGGAGTCCTACGGGGAGCTGCGCGCGCGCGCGGTCGCGTGGCTTCAAAGTCTCCCCGAGGTGCCCCACATCGTCGCCGTGACGCATTCGGGTACCATCCAGATGCTCCTCAGCTACGTCCTCGGTGTCGAGCACCCGCGCTGGCGCAAGCGGTTTCACCTGAGACACACGGGCGTCACCTGTCTGGTGTTTCGTGACGGCGAATTTCTCATCGAGCGGGTCAACGACTTCGGGCATCTTCAGAGTGCCGAGCTCGAGGGGGCGCCCGTGGCGCTAGAGGCGGCCGACGCGTTTGGCGAGAGCGAAGCGCAGAGCGTGTGCCGTGAACCCTGA
- a CDS encoding metal-sensitive transcriptional regulator, which produces METVPDPMVEKADPCLHLDPATRQETIRRLKGAHGHLAGVLRMLEDPDVYCVDVLKQLSAVQGALSKVSDKVMRAHIRDHVTTAALRGDADKIVEELMEALKYSR; this is translated from the coding sequence ATGGAAACGGTGCCAGACCCGATGGTCGAGAAGGCCGACCCCTGCTTACACCTCGACCCTGCGACCCGCCAGGAGACCATTCGACGACTCAAGGGTGCCCATGGGCACCTCGCGGGCGTGCTGCGGATGCTCGAAGACCCTGACGTCTACTGTGTCGACGTCCTTAAACAGTTGAGCGCGGTGCAGGGGGCGCTCAGCAAGGTCAGCGACAAGGTGATGCGCGCGCACATCCGCGACCACGTGACCACCGCTGCGCTGCGCGGTGACGCGGACAAGATCGTCGAGGAGCTGATGGAGGCGCTTAAGTATAGCCGGTAG
- the treZ gene encoding malto-oligosyltrehalose trehalohydrolase, with product MQYPFLGATVEPGGVRFRVVSPIAQRMELVVEDGGGQSKLYDMTRQEGGLFEAFIAGLQPGARYRYRMDGGDTLYPDPASRFQPKGVHGPSEVIDPHAYNWQDAGWAGVPHQDLVFYELHVGTFTPEGTYEAARAKLPYLKELGVTAVELLPVAAFPGERNWGYDPAAQFAPAHPYGRPDDLRRFVDEAHRLGLAVYLDVVYNHFGPDGAYVVGLNPQMFTAHHHTPWGQAINLDDEGSAAVRAFFLENAVYWLREFHLDGFRLDATFALVDDSPKHFLAELAEVVSSVPGWRRLLIAEDPRNMRALVEPRERGGYGLDGIWADDFHHLVRRHLAGDRHAYYADFTGKMQDIATTLQQGWFYTGQHSAHWGGPRGTSTDGLKPENFVLCIQNHDQVGNRPQGNRLTDDVSLDAYRAASALLLFAPQLPLLFQGQEWATKTPFLYFTDHNPELGKLVSEGRKEEFKDFPAFQGDVPDPQDERSFLRSKLDWGELDKEAHAGVLALYRDLLALRRELSGDIDIVHVTDEGLVARRGPFTLLLAFQGGTTLPLTGEARVRLVTESARYAQGGREPTFAEDAVHFPTPGAAIVEVRA from the coding sequence ATGCAGTACCCGTTTTTAGGTGCCACCGTCGAACCGGGGGGCGTGCGCTTCCGGGTGGTCTCACCCATCGCTCAGCGCATGGAGCTCGTCGTCGAAGACGGGGGCGGTCAGAGCAAGCTCTACGACATGACGCGCCAAGAGGGGGGGCTTTTCGAGGCGTTTATCGCGGGGCTCCAACCCGGGGCGCGCTACCGCTACCGGATGGACGGGGGGGACACGCTCTACCCCGACCCCGCCTCGAGGTTTCAACCCAAAGGGGTACACGGCCCCTCCGAGGTGATCGACCCTCACGCGTACAACTGGCAGGACGCGGGTTGGGCGGGGGTGCCGCACCAAGACCTGGTGTTTTACGAGCTGCACGTCGGCACCTTTACGCCCGAGGGGACCTACGAGGCGGCGCGGGCCAAACTGCCCTACTTAAAAGAGCTCGGCGTCACCGCCGTCGAGCTCCTGCCGGTGGCTGCCTTTCCGGGGGAGCGCAACTGGGGCTACGACCCGGCGGCGCAGTTCGCCCCCGCGCACCCCTACGGCCGCCCCGACGACCTTAGGCGCTTCGTCGACGAAGCGCACCGCCTCGGGTTGGCGGTCTACCTAGACGTCGTGTACAACCACTTCGGCCCCGACGGCGCCTACGTCGTGGGGCTCAACCCGCAGATGTTCACCGCCCATCACCACACCCCCTGGGGTCAGGCGATCAACCTAGACGACGAGGGATCGGCGGCGGTGCGGGCGTTTTTCCTCGAGAACGCCGTCTACTGGCTTCGCGAGTTCCACCTTGACGGCTTTCGCCTCGACGCCACCTTCGCGCTCGTCGACGACTCGCCGAAGCACTTTCTGGCCGAGCTCGCGGAGGTCGTATCAAGCGTCCCCGGTTGGCGGCGCCTGCTGATTGCCGAAGACCCGCGCAACATGCGCGCGCTCGTCGAACCGCGCGAGCGGGGCGGCTACGGCTTAGACGGCATCTGGGCGGACGACTTCCACCACCTCGTGCGGCGCCACCTCGCCGGCGACCGCCACGCCTACTACGCCGACTTTACGGGCAAGATGCAAGACATCGCCACGACCCTCCAGCAGGGGTGGTTCTACACCGGCCAGCACTCGGCCCATTGGGGCGGGCCGCGCGGCACCTCCACGGACGGCCTCAAACCTGAGAACTTCGTCCTTTGCATTCAAAACCACGACCAAGTCGGCAACCGCCCGCAGGGCAACCGCCTGACAGACGACGTCTCGCTCGACGCCTACCGCGCGGCGAGCGCGCTGCTGCTCTTCGCGCCGCAGCTGCCGCTGCTCTTTCAGGGTCAGGAGTGGGCCACCAAGACCCCCTTTCTCTACTTTACCGACCACAACCCCGAGCTCGGCAAACTGGTGAGCGAGGGGCGCAAGGAGGAGTTTAAAGACTTCCCCGCCTTCCAGGGCGACGTCCCCGACCCGCAGGACGAAAGGAGCTTTCTGCGGAGCAAGCTCGACTGGGGTGAACTGGACAAAGAGGCGCACGCGGGCGTCCTGGCGCTCTACCGCGACCTCTTGGCGCTGCGCCGCGAGCTCTCGGGGGACATCGACATCGTGCACGTGACCGACGAAGGGCTCGTGGCGCGGCGCGGTCCTTTCACCTTGCTGCTCGCTTTTCAGGGCGGCACGACCCTGCCGCTGACGGGCGAGGCGCGGGTGCGGCTCGTGACCGAGTCGGCGCGCTACGCCCAGGGCGGCCGCGAACCGACCTTTGCAGAGGACGCCGTGCACTTCCCCACGCCGGGCGCCGCCATCGTCGAGGTGCGCGCGTGA
- a CDS encoding copper-translocating P-type ATPase, protein MAEEPLPGSPRAERPSSLEKTGERLRDRVEHARPLGAAHDDPRKQGHQGHGAHHAHGGHKGHEGHDKHAGHSAHMFRNRFWLSLALTLPILYFDMHFQEWFGYTAVQFPGVGWVQPVLSVILYFYGGWPFLEGALRELRARQPGMMTLIALAISVAFFYSLVVTFGVIEGMPLYWELATLILIMVLGHWIEMASVEGASRALEHLASLVPVSAHKLVGNRTEEVSVDALRAGDRILIRPGEQVPADGVVMDGASSVNEAFLTGESRPVPKEQGAEVVAGAVNGEGALTVEVKRTGDQTTLSQIQRLVAEAQASRSRFQNLADRAAGWLTYIAVGAGTLTFLAWLLLGFDLNFAITRTVTVLVMACPHALGLAIPLVIVNATAMSAKNGILVRNREAFERARDLKIVAFDKTGTLTEGKFGVRSVYTGGVAEEEALTLAAALEGRSEHPLGKAIVEEADARTLGVPDVRDFEVVAGKGVAGTVDGTRYRIGRPEWVNEGGLSLPPELQRGLDEAEGRGESVIAMMDEGRVLALFALADKVRGSAKEAVKRLKEAGVQPVMITGDAEAVAKTVAQELGIARYHARVLPENKARIVRELKQGGPTAFVGDGINDAPALLEADLGVAIGAGTNVAIESADLVLIEDDPLDVVRALRLSKATYSKMIQNLFWATGYNAVALPLAAGVAYAWGILLSPAVGAVFMSASTVIVAVNAVLLRRTRLA, encoded by the coding sequence ATGGCTGAGGAACCGTTGCCGGGTTCGCCGCGGGCCGAGAGACCTTCAAGCCTCGAGAAAACCGGGGAGCGCCTCCGCGACCGCGTGGAGCACGCGCGGCCGTTAGGGGCCGCTCATGATGACCCCCGCAAGCAGGGCCACCAGGGGCACGGTGCCCATCACGCGCACGGCGGGCACAAAGGGCACGAAGGACACGACAAGCACGCCGGACACAGCGCCCACATGTTCCGCAACCGCTTCTGGCTGTCGCTGGCGCTCACGCTGCCCATTCTCTACTTCGACATGCACTTTCAGGAATGGTTTGGCTACACCGCCGTGCAGTTTCCCGGCGTGGGTTGGGTCCAGCCGGTTTTGAGCGTCATCCTCTACTTCTATGGCGGCTGGCCCTTCCTGGAGGGCGCGCTGCGCGAACTCCGGGCCCGGCAGCCCGGCATGATGACCTTGATTGCGCTCGCCATCAGCGTCGCGTTCTTCTACAGCCTGGTGGTGACCTTCGGCGTCATCGAGGGGATGCCGCTCTACTGGGAGCTCGCCACCTTGATCCTGATCATGGTCTTGGGCCACTGGATCGAGATGGCCTCGGTAGAGGGTGCCAGCAGGGCGCTCGAGCACCTCGCCTCGCTGGTGCCTGTGAGCGCGCACAAGCTCGTGGGGAATAGAACCGAAGAGGTTTCAGTAGACGCGTTGAGAGCGGGCGACCGCATCCTCATCCGCCCCGGTGAACAGGTTCCCGCCGACGGCGTGGTGATGGACGGCGCCTCGAGCGTCAATGAAGCCTTTCTCACCGGCGAGTCGCGCCCGGTCCCTAAAGAGCAGGGGGCTGAAGTCGTCGCCGGGGCGGTGAACGGCGAAGGGGCTTTAACCGTTGAGGTGAAGCGCACGGGCGATCAAACCACCCTGAGCCAGATCCAACGCCTCGTAGCAGAGGCCCAGGCGTCGCGCAGCCGCTTCCAGAACCTCGCCGACCGCGCCGCCGGCTGGCTCACCTACATCGCCGTGGGCGCGGGCACGCTCACCTTCCTAGCCTGGCTGCTGCTCGGTTTCGACCTGAACTTCGCCATCACCCGCACGGTGACGGTGCTGGTCATGGCCTGCCCGCACGCCCTGGGCCTCGCCATCCCGCTGGTCATCGTCAACGCGACCGCCATGAGCGCCAAAAACGGCATCCTGGTGCGCAACCGCGAGGCGTTCGAGCGCGCCCGCGACCTCAAAATCGTCGCCTTTGACAAGACCGGCACGCTCACCGAAGGCAAGTTCGGGGTGCGGAGCGTCTACACGGGCGGCGTGGCCGAGGAAGAGGCGCTGACCCTGGCCGCTGCACTCGAGGGCCGTAGTGAGCACCCGCTCGGCAAGGCGATCGTCGAAGAAGCCGACGCGCGAACCCTGGGCGTTCCCGACGTGCGCGACTTCGAGGTGGTCGCCGGGAAGGGCGTCGCCGGAACCGTGGACGGGACCCGCTACCGCATCGGGCGGCCCGAGTGGGTGAATGAGGGGGGGTTGAGCCTCCCCCCTGAGCTTCAGCGCGGGCTTGACGAGGCCGAGGGGCGTGGTGAAAGCGTCATCGCCATGATGGATGAGGGGCGCGTGCTCGCCCTCTTTGCCCTCGCCGACAAGGTGCGTGGGAGCGCCAAGGAGGCGGTGAAACGGCTCAAGGAGGCAGGCGTCCAGCCCGTCATGATCACCGGCGACGCCGAGGCGGTCGCCAAGACCGTGGCGCAGGAGCTGGGCATCGCGCGCTATCACGCCCGTGTGCTGCCGGAGAACAAGGCGCGGATCGTTCGAGAGCTCAAGCAAGGCGGCCCGACCGCCTTCGTCGGCGACGGCATCAACGACGCCCCCGCCCTTTTGGAAGCCGACCTCGGTGTCGCCATCGGCGCGGGCACAAACGTCGCCATCGAGTCGGCGGACCTGGTCCTCATCGAGGACGACCCGCTCGATGTGGTGCGCGCCCTGCGGCTCTCCAAAGCGACCTACAGCAAGATGATTCAGAACCTCTTCTGGGCCACCGGCTATAACGCGGTCGCGCTGCCGCTCGCGGCGGGCGTCGCCTACGCCTGGGGAATTCTGCTCTCCCCTGCCGTCGGCGCGGTCTTCATGAGCGCCTCGACGGTGATCGTCGCGGTCAACGCCGTGCTCCTTAGACGCACGAGGCTGGCGTGA
- a CDS encoding PQQ-binding-like beta-propeller repeat protein, with the protein MARIRSATLLIVLLLVTACSNLSETPVTTVDPLFGAKTPGAETVRHLAVSEEGIFIGGLWNGREALVKFSRKGTIPWTKRLPQEAEVKEVTAGPEGSVYVVYVKTYAPFGGPYTQRDIILGRYDRTGALIWERTLAADLGRWVSATAAADKNGTLYVSMPRSRELRSYRPDGSLVWRKLIDEAILDLDVSANGFIHTVSEIEEVSAAIFYRLTRYKPNGIPLWSVPLPYTDDPQRVAVGRENEIYVATNKEEYPHEWYTTLTKYNSRGARVWTRDVQDAIGLRLDGLDADAQGNAFIALTNPDWGADEKPSRFKEFYTYSPSGQRLVYKRFDLGSEAPLVGPAALSPTEVYLATSGVGAEGKDGLLVRLEGLTGRVTWQR; encoded by the coding sequence ATGGCTCGCATCCGCTCCGCCACCCTTTTAATCGTTCTCCTCCTCGTCACCGCTTGCAGCAACCTCTCCGAGACCCCCGTAACCACGGTAGACCCGCTTTTTGGCGCCAAAACCCCCGGCGCGGAGACGGTGCGTCATCTAGCCGTCAGCGAGGAGGGCATCTTTATCGGGGGTCTATGGAATGGCCGTGAGGCCCTCGTCAAGTTCTCGCGGAAGGGGACGATCCCCTGGACCAAGCGCCTGCCGCAAGAGGCCGAGGTCAAAGAGGTCACGGCCGGTCCGGAGGGCTCTGTCTACGTCGTTTACGTCAAAACGTACGCGCCCTTTGGCGGCCCCTATACCCAGCGAGACATTATCCTTGGGCGTTACGACCGGACTGGTGCGCTGATCTGGGAGCGCACCCTAGCAGCAGACCTCGGTAGGTGGGTTTCAGCGACCGCTGCCGCCGACAAAAACGGCACCCTCTACGTCTCTATGCCGCGCTCACGCGAGTTGCGCAGCTACCGGCCCGATGGCAGCCTCGTCTGGCGCAAACTGATCGACGAGGCCATCCTCGACTTGGACGTGTCGGCAAACGGCTTTATCCACACCGTTTCAGAGATTGAGGAGGTCTCTGCGGCGATCTTTTACAGATTGACGCGCTATAAACCCAACGGCATCCCCCTTTGGAGCGTGCCCTTACCCTACACGGACGACCCTCAAAGGGTTGCAGTAGGCAGAGAAAACGAAATCTACGTGGCGACCAACAAAGAGGAGTACCCCCACGAGTGGTACACGACGCTGACCAAGTACAACAGCCGCGGCGCTCGGGTGTGGACGCGCGACGTGCAAGACGCCATCGGCTTGCGCCTCGACGGGCTCGATGCCGACGCGCAGGGCAACGCTTTCATCGCGCTGACCAACCCGGATTGGGGCGCAGACGAAAAACCCAGCCGCTTCAAGGAGTTCTATACCTATAGCCCGAGCGGTCAACGCCTCGTCTACAAACGCTTCGACCTCGGCAGCGAGGCGCCCCTCGTCGGTCCCGCCGCGCTCTCCCCTACGGAGGTCTACCTGGCGACCTCAGGGGTCGGCGCCGAAGGCAAAGACGGCCTTCTGGTGCGGCTCGAGGGTCTGACGGGGAGGGTCACCTGGCAGCGCTAA